Sequence from the Luteibacter aegosomaticola genome:
AACCTTTTCGTGGTGCGCAAGGGCGTGATCTACACCCCGCCCGCTGCCGCGTCGATCCTGTGTGGCATCACCCGTGATTCGATCCTGATCCTGGCGAAGGAGCTGGGCTACGAAGTGGTCGAGCAGCCGCTGCCGCGCGAAATGCTGTATTTCGCGGACGAGGTGTTCATGACCGGCACCGCCGCCGAAGTGACCGCCGTGCGCTCGGTCGATCGCAAGCCCGTCGGCAGTGGCCGCCCGGGACCGATTACCCGCGCCCTGCAGGATGCCTTCTTCGGCCTGTTCGATGGCCGCACCGAAGACCGCTGGGGCTGGCTCACGCCGGTGGAAGAAGCCACGGCCGGGAGGGTCGCGGCATGAGCGCGCGCACCCTGTTCGACAAGGTGTGGGATGCCCACCAGGTAACGGCCGAGACCGATAGCACGCCGGGCGTGCTGTACATCGACCTGCACATGGTCCACGAAGTGACTTCGCCGCAGGCGTTCGACGAACTGCGCACGCGCGGCCTGAAGGTGCGCCGTCCGGATCGCACGCTGGCGACGCTGGATCATTCGACTCCCACCCTGCCGGCCGGCGCGGATGGCAAGCGCCCGTATTTCACGAAGGAAGCCGAAGCCCAGGTCGCCAAGCTCGAGGCCAACGTCGCCGAGTTCGGCATCGACCTGATGGGCTGGGATAGCCCGCATCGTGGCGTCGTCCACGTGGCGGGCCCCGAAGTCGGTGCGACGCACCCGGGCATGACCATCGTCTGCGGCGATAGCCACACGGCGACGCATGGCGCGTTCGGCGCACTGGCCTTCGGCATCGGCACCACTGAGGTCGGCCATGTGCTGGCCACGCAGTGCCTGCTCCAGCGCAAACCGAAGTCGTTCGCCATCCACGTCGATGGCCAGCTGCAGCCCGGCGTCACCGCGAAGGATCTGATCCTGCACATCATCGGGAAGATCGGCATCGGCGGTGGTACCGGCCACGTGCTCGAGTACACCGGCGAGGCGGTGCGTGCGCTGTCGATGGAAGAGCGCATGACCGTGTGCAACATGTCGATCGAAGCCGGCGCTCGCGCGGGTCTGATCGCACCGGACGAAAAGACCTTCGCATGGCTGAAGGGCCGCGAGCGCGCACCGCAGGGTGCCGCATGGGAGGCCGCCGTCGCCAACTGGCGCACGCTGACCACCGATGAAGGTGCCACCTACGATCGCGAAGTCCGCGTCGATGCATCGACGATCCAGCCTTCGGTCACCTACGGCACCCACCCCGGCATGGTGGTGCCCATCCACGCGCCCGTGCCGGCCGCCGCGGATGCACTGGAACAGCGCGCGCTGGACTACATGAAGGTGACCGCAGGCAAGCCGATCGCCGGCGAAGCGGTCGATGTCGTGTTCATCGGCAGCTGTACGAACGGCCGCCTCTCCGACCTGCGTGCCGCCGCCGAGATCCTGCGTGGCCGCCGCGTCGCCGAAGGCGTACGCATGCTCGTCGTACCCGGCTCCGAACAGGTACGCCGTGACGCGGAAAGCGAAGGCCTGCACGAAGTGTTCCTGAGCGCCGGTGCCGAATGGCGCCAGCCGGGTTGCTCCATGTGCATCGCCATGAACGGTGACATGGCCCAGCCGGGCCAGCTCGTCGTCGCCACCAGCAACCGCAACTTCGAAGGCCGCCAGGGCAAGGGCGCACGCACCGTGCTGGCCAGCCCGCTTGTCGCCGCTGCCTCCGCCGTGGCCGGCCGCGTCGCCGACCCGCGTGACTACATGAACCAGGAAGTCGCCGCATGAGCACCACGACCCGCCCGCTCACCTACGTGCATTCGCGCACCGCGGTGCTGCGCGATGAAAACATCGATACCGACCGGATCATCCCGGCGCGCTTCCTCACGACGACGGAACGCACCGGCCTCGGCAAGCACGCGTTCGAAGACTGGCGCTATGCCGCCGACGGCAGCGATGACCCGGCATTCCCGCTGAACCAGCCGCAGGCGAAGGGTTGCTCGATCCTCGTGGCCGGCCGCAACTTCGGCTGCGGCTCGTCGCGCGAGCACGCGCCGTGGGCGCTGCTGGATTACGGCATCCAGGCTGTCATCTCCAACGAGATCGCCGACATCTTCCGCGGTAACGCGCTGAAGAACGGCCTGCTCGCCATCGTGCTTTCCGATGCCGAACACCGCTGGCTGCTGGATAACCCCGGCGTTGAGCTGCGCATCGATATCGCCAGCAGCAGCATCCGCCTGCCCGATGGCGGAACCATCCATTTCGAACTCGAACCGTTCGCCCGCCATTGCTTGCTCAACGGCGTGGACCAGATGGGCTTCCTGCTGCAGCAGGACAGCACCATCAACGCCTATGAACAACGCGTGGAGAAAGCCGCATGAAGAAGGCCCAGATCGTCGTATTGCCGGGTGACGGCATTGGCCCCGAAGTCGCCGCAGCTGGCGTGGCCGTGCTGCGCGCCGTCGCCGAACGCTACGGCCACCAGTTCACCTTCACCGAGCATGCGATCGGCGGCGACGCCATCGACCGCTTCAACGATCCGCTGCCGCAGGCCACGCGCGACGCGCTGCTCGCCTGCGACGCGATCCTTCTGGGCGCCGTGGGTGGCCCGAAGTGGTCCGACCCGTCGGCGAAGATCCGCCCGGAGCAGGGCTTGCTGGCCATGCGCAAGCTGCTCGGCGTGTTCGCCAACGTGCGCCCGCTGAAGCTGCACCCGCGTACCGCCGCGCTCTCGCCGCTGAAGCCCGAGCGCACCCAGGGTGTCGATCTGGTCTTCATCCGCGAACTCACCGGCGGTATCTACTTCGGCGCGAAGACGCGCAGCGAAACCGATGCCACCGACGAATGCCGCTACAGCGTCGAGGAAGTGGAGCGCGTCGTGCGCCACGCCTTCGAGCTGGCCCGTACCCGCCGCAAGAAGGTCACCTCGGTCGACAAGGCCAACGTGCTGGAGACCTCGCGCCTGTGGCGTTCGGTGGCAACACGCATGGGTGCCGAGTACCCGGATGTGGCGCTGGAACACCAGCTGGTCGATTCCATGGCCATGCACCTGCTGACCCACCCGGCCGACTACGACGTGATCGTCACCGAGAACATGTTCGGCGACATCCTGACTGATGAGGCGTCGGTGCTGGCGGGCTCGCTGGGTCTGTCGCCGTCCGCGTCCATCGGCGGCCCGGGCGCCGGCATCTACGAGCCGATCCACGGTTCCGCACCGGATATCGCCGGCCAGGCCATCGCCAACCCGCTGGGCACGATCCTGTCGGCGGCCATGCTGCTGCGCCATTCGCTGGGCCTGGCGGACGAAGCCGCGACGGTGGAAGCCGCGGTGGACCACGTTCTCGAGCAAGCCAACCTCACCCGCGACCTGGGCGGCACGGCCACCACGCATGCCGTGACCCGCGCTGTCCTGGACGCCATCCAAGCCAAGGCGGAGGCCGCATGAGCAACCGGAAGATCCCCATCCGCACGCTG
This genomic interval carries:
- the leuC gene encoding 3-isopropylmalate dehydratase large subunit — translated: MSARTLFDKVWDAHQVTAETDSTPGVLYIDLHMVHEVTSPQAFDELRTRGLKVRRPDRTLATLDHSTPTLPAGADGKRPYFTKEAEAQVAKLEANVAEFGIDLMGWDSPHRGVVHVAGPEVGATHPGMTIVCGDSHTATHGAFGALAFGIGTTEVGHVLATQCLLQRKPKSFAIHVDGQLQPGVTAKDLILHIIGKIGIGGGTGHVLEYTGEAVRALSMEERMTVCNMSIEAGARAGLIAPDEKTFAWLKGRERAPQGAAWEAAVANWRTLTTDEGATYDREVRVDASTIQPSVTYGTHPGMVVPIHAPVPAAADALEQRALDYMKVTAGKPIAGEAVDVVFIGSCTNGRLSDLRAAAEILRGRRVAEGVRMLVVPGSEQVRRDAESEGLHEVFLSAGAEWRQPGCSMCIAMNGDMAQPGQLVVATSNRNFEGRQGKGARTVLASPLVAAASAVAGRVADPRDYMNQEVAA
- the leuD gene encoding 3-isopropylmalate dehydratase small subunit gives rise to the protein MSTTTRPLTYVHSRTAVLRDENIDTDRIIPARFLTTTERTGLGKHAFEDWRYAADGSDDPAFPLNQPQAKGCSILVAGRNFGCGSSREHAPWALLDYGIQAVISNEIADIFRGNALKNGLLAIVLSDAEHRWLLDNPGVELRIDIASSSIRLPDGGTIHFELEPFARHCLLNGVDQMGFLLQQDSTINAYEQRVEKAA
- the leuB gene encoding 3-isopropylmalate dehydrogenase — protein: MKKAQIVVLPGDGIGPEVAAAGVAVLRAVAERYGHQFTFTEHAIGGDAIDRFNDPLPQATRDALLACDAILLGAVGGPKWSDPSAKIRPEQGLLAMRKLLGVFANVRPLKLHPRTAALSPLKPERTQGVDLVFIRELTGGIYFGAKTRSETDATDECRYSVEEVERVVRHAFELARTRRKKVTSVDKANVLETSRLWRSVATRMGAEYPDVALEHQLVDSMAMHLLTHPADYDVIVTENMFGDILTDEASVLAGSLGLSPSASIGGPGAGIYEPIHGSAPDIAGQAIANPLGTILSAAMLLRHSLGLADEAATVEAAVDHVLEQANLTRDLGGTATTHAVTRAVLDAIQAKAEAA